A region of Salinibacter sp. 10B DNA encodes the following proteins:
- a CDS encoding O-acetylhomoserine aminocarboxypropyltransferase/cysteine synthase, giving the protein MSSENGQPDDQQSPRYETLQLHAGQEPDPATNSRAVPIYATTSYTFDDADHGADLFALKEFGNIYTRIMNPTNDVFEKRVAALEGGVAAVSTASGQSAQFLALNTLCEHGDNIVSTSYLYGGTYNQFKNSFPRRGLDVHIADGDDPNSIESLIDENTKAVYLETIGNPRFNIPDFERIADIAHDHGVPLVVDNTFGAAGFLCKPIEHGADIVTASATKWIGGHGTTIGGVIVDAGTFPWDNGRFPEFTEPNPNYHGLKFWETFGPDGVLDTNVAFAMRARVEGLRDFGPSQNPFGSFLLLQGLETLSLRVQRSCDNALELAKWLQKRDEVSWVSYPGLEDHPYHERANEYLENGYGAVLAFGVEGGTEGGQAFVENVELASHLANVGDAKTLVIHPASTTHQQLTEEEQKASGVEPDMVRVSVGIEHIDDIKADFDQAFASLPSTAAA; this is encoded by the coding sequence ATGAGCAGCGAAAACGGACAACCGGACGATCAACAGTCGCCCCGCTACGAGACCCTTCAGCTCCATGCGGGCCAGGAGCCGGACCCGGCGACGAATTCCCGGGCCGTGCCCATTTACGCCACCACCTCCTACACCTTCGACGATGCGGACCACGGGGCCGATCTCTTTGCCCTGAAGGAGTTCGGCAACATCTACACCCGCATCATGAATCCGACGAACGACGTCTTCGAGAAGCGGGTGGCAGCGCTCGAAGGCGGCGTGGCGGCCGTCTCAACGGCCAGTGGGCAGTCGGCCCAGTTCCTTGCCCTCAACACGCTCTGTGAGCACGGCGACAACATCGTCTCCACGAGCTATCTCTACGGCGGCACCTACAACCAGTTTAAGAACTCCTTCCCCCGCCGGGGGCTCGACGTTCACATTGCCGACGGGGATGATCCGAACTCGATCGAGAGTCTAATCGACGAAAATACGAAGGCGGTCTACCTGGAAACGATCGGCAATCCGCGCTTCAATATTCCCGACTTCGAGCGGATCGCCGACATCGCGCACGACCACGGGGTGCCCCTCGTGGTGGACAACACGTTCGGGGCCGCGGGCTTCCTGTGCAAGCCCATCGAGCACGGCGCCGACATCGTGACGGCCAGCGCGACGAAGTGGATCGGTGGCCACGGCACCACCATCGGCGGCGTCATCGTGGATGCCGGCACCTTTCCGTGGGACAACGGTCGCTTCCCGGAGTTTACGGAGCCGAATCCGAACTACCACGGCCTCAAGTTCTGGGAGACGTTTGGCCCGGACGGTGTGCTCGACACGAACGTGGCCTTTGCCATGCGCGCCCGTGTAGAGGGCCTGCGCGACTTTGGCCCGTCTCAGAATCCATTTGGCTCGTTCCTGCTGCTGCAGGGACTGGAGACGCTCTCCTTGCGCGTGCAGCGGAGCTGCGACAATGCGCTCGAGCTGGCGAAGTGGCTTCAGAAGCGAGACGAGGTGTCGTGGGTGAGCTATCCCGGACTCGAAGACCATCCGTACCACGAGCGTGCCAACGAATACCTGGAGAACGGCTACGGGGCAGTGCTGGCCTTCGGCGTCGAGGGCGGTACGGAGGGCGGACAGGCCTTCGTCGAGAACGTGGAGCTGGCCAGTCATCTCGCCAACGTGGGGGACGCGAAGACCCTCGTCATTCATCCGGCTTCCACGACTCATCAGCAACTGACGGAGGAGGAGCAGAAGGCCTCTGGCGTTGAGCCGGACATGGTGCGCGTCTCGGTGGGCATTGAGCACATCGATGACATCAAGGCCGACTTCGATCAGGCATTTGCGTCGCTTCCGTCGACTGCTGCCGCGTAG